A window of the Halichoerus grypus chromosome 2, mHalGry1.hap1.1, whole genome shotgun sequence genome harbors these coding sequences:
- the CDC6 gene encoding cell division control protein 6 homolog isoform X1: protein MPQTRSQSQATISFPKKKLSRTLDKAKNSGDTKLELTYVQATHRSNVKILPLSPRKRVGDDNLCNTPHLPPCSPPKQGKKENGPPCSRSPKGRRLVFDNQLTIKSPSKREQARAHQNKIHSSVRKGQEITTNSEQRCPVEKESACVRLFKQEGTCYQQAKLVLNTAVPDRLPAREKEMNVIRNFLREHICGKKAGSLYLSGAPGTGKTACLSRILQDLKKELKGFKTIMLNCMSLRSAQAVFPAIAQEICQEEVCRPAGKDMMKKLENHMTAEKGPMIVLVLDEVDQLDSKGQDVLYTLFEWPWLSNSRLVLIGIANTLDLTDRILPRLQAREKCKPRLLNFPPYTKNQIATILQDRLDLVSRAQVLDNAAIQFCARKVSALSGDVRKALDVCRRAIEIVESDVKSQTVLKPLSECKSPSESLVPKRVGLIHISQVISEVDGNRMTLSKEGAQDSFPLQQKILVCSLLLLTRQLKIKEVTLGKLHEAYSTVCRKQQVAAVDQSECLSLSGLLEARGILGLKKNKETRFTKVSLKIEEKEVEHALKDKALIGNILATGLP from the exons ATGCCTCAAACCCGATCCCAGTCACAGGCTACAATCAGTTTTCCAAAAAAGAAGCTGTCTCGGACATTGGACAAAGCTAAAAACTCTGGTGACACCAAACTAGAACTGACCTATGTCCAGGCCACCCACCGTTCTAATGTAAAAATTCTGCCTCTCAGCCCCAGAAAACGTGTGG gtGATGACAATCTGTGTAATACTCCCCATTTACCACCCTGTTCTCCACCAAAGCAAGGCAAGAAAGAGAATGGCCCCCCTTGCTCACGTTCACCTAAGGGGCGCAGATTGGTATTTGACAATCAGCTGACAATTAAGTCTCCTAGCAAAAGAGAACAAGCCAGAGCTCACCAAAACAAAATCCATTCCTCAGTTCGAAAAGGTCAAGAGATCACAACAAATTCTGAGCAGAGATGTCCAGTGGAGAAAGAATCTGCATGTGTGAGACTGTTCAAGCAAGAAG GCACTTGCTACCAGCAAGCAAAGCTGGTCCTGAATACAGCTGTCCCGGATCGGCTGCCTGCCAGGGAAAAGGAGATGAATGTCATCAGGAATTTCCTGAGGGAGCACATCTGTGGGAAAAAAGCTGGAAGTCTTTATCTTTCTGGTGCTCCTGGAACTGGAAAAACTGCCTGCTTAAGCCGAATTCTGCAAGACCTCAAG aaGGAACTGAAAGGCTTTAAAACTATCATGCTGAATTGCATGTCCTTGAGGAGTGCCCAGGCTGTATTCCCAGCTATTGCTCAGGAGATTTGTCAGGAAGAAGTATGCAGGCCAGCTGGGAAGGACATgatgaagaaactggaaaacCATATGACTGCAGAGAAGGGCCCCATGAT TGTGTTGGTGCTGGACGAGGTGGATCAGTTGGACAGCAAAGGGCAGGATGTATTGTACACACTGTTCGAATGGCCATGGCTAAGCAATTCTCGATTAGTGCTGATTG GTATTGCCAATACCCTGGATCTCACGGACAGAATTCTGCCGAGGCTTCAAGCTAGAGAAAAATGTAAGCCTCGGCTGTTGAACTTCCCACCTTATACCAAAAATCAGATAGCCACTATCTTGCAGGATCGGCTTGATCTG GTATCTAGAGCTCAGGTTCTGGACAATGCCGCAATTCAGTTCTGTGCCCGAAAAGTCTCTGCTCTTTCAGGAGATGTTCGAAAAGCGCTAGATGTTTGCAG gagAGCTATTGAAATTGTAGAGTCGGATGTCAAAAGCCAGACTGTCCTCAAACCGCTGTCTGAAT gcAAATCACCGTCTGAGTCACTGGTTCCCAAGCGGGTTGGTCTTATTCACATATCCCAAGTCATCTCAGAAGTTGATGGTAACAGAATGACTTTGAGCAAAGAAGGAGCACAAGATTCCTTCCCTCTTCAGCAGAAGATCTTGGTCTGCTCTTTGCTGCTCTTGACCCGGCAGCTGAAAATCAAAGAGGTCACTCTGGGGAAG TTACACGAAGCCTATAGTACCGTCTGTCGCAAGCAGCAGGTGGCAGCTGTGGACCAGTCGGAGTGTTTGTCACTTTCAGGGCTCTTGGAGGCCAGGGGCATTTtaggattaaagaaaaacaaggaaacccGTTTCACAAAG gtGTCTTTGAAGATTGAAGAGAAGGAAGTAGAGCATGCTCTAAAAGACAAAGCTTTAATTGGAAATATCTTAGCTACTGGATtgccttaa
- the CDC6 gene encoding cell division control protein 6 homolog isoform X2, producing the protein MPQTRSQSQATISFPKKKLSRTLDKAKNSGDTKLELTYVQATHRSNVKILPLSPRKRVGDDNLCNTPHLPPCSPPKQGKKENGPPCSRSPKGRRLVFDNQLTIKSPSKREQARAHQNKIHSSVRKGQEITTNSEQRCPVEKESACVRLFKQEGTCYQQAKLVLNTAVPDRLPAREKEMNVIRNFLREHICGKKAGSLYLSGAPGTGKTACLSRILQDLKELKGFKTIMLNCMSLRSAQAVFPAIAQEICQEEVCRPAGKDMMKKLENHMTAEKGPMIVLVLDEVDQLDSKGQDVLYTLFEWPWLSNSRLVLIGIANTLDLTDRILPRLQAREKCKPRLLNFPPYTKNQIATILQDRLDLVSRAQVLDNAAIQFCARKVSALSGDVRKALDVCRRAIEIVESDVKSQTVLKPLSECKSPSESLVPKRVGLIHISQVISEVDGNRMTLSKEGAQDSFPLQQKILVCSLLLLTRQLKIKEVTLGKLHEAYSTVCRKQQVAAVDQSECLSLSGLLEARGILGLKKNKETRFTKVSLKIEEKEVEHALKDKALIGNILATGLP; encoded by the exons ATGCCTCAAACCCGATCCCAGTCACAGGCTACAATCAGTTTTCCAAAAAAGAAGCTGTCTCGGACATTGGACAAAGCTAAAAACTCTGGTGACACCAAACTAGAACTGACCTATGTCCAGGCCACCCACCGTTCTAATGTAAAAATTCTGCCTCTCAGCCCCAGAAAACGTGTGG gtGATGACAATCTGTGTAATACTCCCCATTTACCACCCTGTTCTCCACCAAAGCAAGGCAAGAAAGAGAATGGCCCCCCTTGCTCACGTTCACCTAAGGGGCGCAGATTGGTATTTGACAATCAGCTGACAATTAAGTCTCCTAGCAAAAGAGAACAAGCCAGAGCTCACCAAAACAAAATCCATTCCTCAGTTCGAAAAGGTCAAGAGATCACAACAAATTCTGAGCAGAGATGTCCAGTGGAGAAAGAATCTGCATGTGTGAGACTGTTCAAGCAAGAAG GCACTTGCTACCAGCAAGCAAAGCTGGTCCTGAATACAGCTGTCCCGGATCGGCTGCCTGCCAGGGAAAAGGAGATGAATGTCATCAGGAATTTCCTGAGGGAGCACATCTGTGGGAAAAAAGCTGGAAGTCTTTATCTTTCTGGTGCTCCTGGAACTGGAAAAACTGCCTGCTTAAGCCGAATTCTGCAAGACCTCAAG GAACTGAAAGGCTTTAAAACTATCATGCTGAATTGCATGTCCTTGAGGAGTGCCCAGGCTGTATTCCCAGCTATTGCTCAGGAGATTTGTCAGGAAGAAGTATGCAGGCCAGCTGGGAAGGACATgatgaagaaactggaaaacCATATGACTGCAGAGAAGGGCCCCATGAT TGTGTTGGTGCTGGACGAGGTGGATCAGTTGGACAGCAAAGGGCAGGATGTATTGTACACACTGTTCGAATGGCCATGGCTAAGCAATTCTCGATTAGTGCTGATTG GTATTGCCAATACCCTGGATCTCACGGACAGAATTCTGCCGAGGCTTCAAGCTAGAGAAAAATGTAAGCCTCGGCTGTTGAACTTCCCACCTTATACCAAAAATCAGATAGCCACTATCTTGCAGGATCGGCTTGATCTG GTATCTAGAGCTCAGGTTCTGGACAATGCCGCAATTCAGTTCTGTGCCCGAAAAGTCTCTGCTCTTTCAGGAGATGTTCGAAAAGCGCTAGATGTTTGCAG gagAGCTATTGAAATTGTAGAGTCGGATGTCAAAAGCCAGACTGTCCTCAAACCGCTGTCTGAAT gcAAATCACCGTCTGAGTCACTGGTTCCCAAGCGGGTTGGTCTTATTCACATATCCCAAGTCATCTCAGAAGTTGATGGTAACAGAATGACTTTGAGCAAAGAAGGAGCACAAGATTCCTTCCCTCTTCAGCAGAAGATCTTGGTCTGCTCTTTGCTGCTCTTGACCCGGCAGCTGAAAATCAAAGAGGTCACTCTGGGGAAG TTACACGAAGCCTATAGTACCGTCTGTCGCAAGCAGCAGGTGGCAGCTGTGGACCAGTCGGAGTGTTTGTCACTTTCAGGGCTCTTGGAGGCCAGGGGCATTTtaggattaaagaaaaacaaggaaacccGTTTCACAAAG gtGTCTTTGAAGATTGAAGAGAAGGAAGTAGAGCATGCTCTAAAAGACAAAGCTTTAATTGGAAATATCTTAGCTACTGGATtgccttaa